Sequence from the Amycolatopsis sp. NBC_00345 genome:
GGCGGGGTCCGTTACGCGGGCCTCGACGTCCCGAGTTCGGGAGGCTCGCCGGTCCCGGCGTTGCTCGCCGTGCGGCGGTATCTGGAAGAGATCGACCCGGACGTCCTCCCCCTGGTCGAGGCCGGTCTCACCGCTTCGAAGCCGTACGCGTCGGTAAGCAGCGCCGTCGCCCCTGGCCGTTACGCGGCAATGGCCGCGCCCGCGCGCGATGCGGCGACGGCGGCGCTGACCGTGCTCGTCTCGCACCTCCGTTCGCTGGCGCCGGTGTATCGGCAGCGCGGCGATGGGGACCCTCACGCGCAGGCCATCGCCGAGCACCACGCGGCCGGCGCGCTCCGCATCGACACCTACCTGCGCGAGCTGGCGGTAATGATGTCCGGCGCGGCGCCCGAGCTCGTGAGCTCTTCGCGTGACACGTACATGGCCTCGACCGTCCAGCTGCTACGGCGCCTCCATGGCGAGGGCGAGAAGATCATCGTGATGGTCCACAACGGACATTTGCAGCGCGTGCCGTTCGCGCCGATGCCGTCGATGCGCTTCCCCTCGGCGGGCACCCACCTGGCGGCAGAACTCGGCGACGACTACTTCGCCCTCGGCGTCACCGCCGGCGTGGGCACCACCACCGGCCTCACCCCGGACGACAGCAAGCGCCTCGGCTTCCGCGTCCACGAGGACGAGCTGCCGCCGCCCGCGGAAGGCAGCGTGGAAGCCGCGTTGGCCGAGCCAGGTTCCTGTCTTGTCGACCTGCGCGCCAATCGGGCCAAGGGCGTCACGGGGCCGTCGAGCATGCGGCACGCCCACCTGTTCACACCGCTTGACGTCGTGCAGGCCTTCGACGCGCTGGTCCACCTGCCGCGGATGTCCGTCAGCGGCAACGTCCCGTCCGCTTAGGAGCGTCAGTCGAGCGCGTCACCGGACAGCAGCGGCTCGAACTGCCGGTACGCGGTGAAGTCGCGAAAATGCCGGGCGTACAGGTCGGCGTCGCCGGTCAGGTCGTCCGCCAGCGTCCGCGCGACGTCCACCACCCGCTTGCACGTCCACGTGATCAGTTCGCCGTGCTCGTTGCGGTAGCTGCCCGTCTCGCCCTCCGCACGCCGGCGAACGGCCTCGCGTGCGGCGTCTTCATCGGCCGCGTGGATCAGCACGACGTCCTCGCGGTACAGCGGTTCGTGCGTCGGCGAATCGCTCGTCGCCTCGTAGAGGACAACGGCGATGTACGGCTCAGTCCTGCTCATTGCTCCCCCTCGCCAGGTTGCCGACCACTGTCCCCACGAGCCGTCGCGAGGGCAAACTGTTTCGGTCAAACACGGACCAGCCCATCGGGTGATGTCGAGTTGCCGCCCACGGGCGACCGGGATACGACGCAGTCATGCGGAATCGGACGGCGCGTGGTCTCTTGTCGGCGACAATGGCGTTTCTGCTGGTGGCGGGCGTGCAAACGCCGGCGCTGGCGGCCGGCGGCACCCAGGCCAACCCACCGAACTGGGGACTCGACCGGATCGACCAGCGGACCGGCCTCGACCAGAAGTACCACTACGAAACCGACGCCTCGGACGTCACCGTGTACGTGATCGACAGCGGTGTCGACGCGAAGCACCCGGACCTCCAAGGCCGGGTGGCGCCAGGCAAGGACTTTCTCACCAGCGGTGCCGACACCTCCGACACCAACGGCCACGGCACGCGCGTCGCCGGCATCATCGCCGGGAGCAGCTACGGCGTCGCCAAGGGCGCGCAGATCTTCCCGGTCCGCGTGCTCGACAAGGACGGCGGCGGCTCCACCGACAACATCATCGCGGGCATCACGTGGGTGACGCAGAACGCGCACCAGCCCGCGGTCGCCGTTCTCGGTATCGGCGGCGTGCCCAACGAGAAGCTCGACAACGCTGTCACCGGCCTCGCCGCCGTGATGCCCGTGGCGGTTCCCGCGGGGGAAGGCGGCGTGGACGCGAGCCAGATCTCGCCCGCGCATGTGCCGACCGCGTTGACTGTCGGCGCGAGCGACGTCCAGGACCAGGTGGCGAGTTTCTCCGACTTCGGCCAGCCCCTGGACCTGTACGCGCCGGGCGTCGACATCCCGGCGCCGCTCGCGGGCTCGTCGAATGTGGGCACTCTCTCCGGAACGTCGATGGCCGCGGGCTTCGTGGCGGGCGCCGCCGCCCTCTACCGGTCGCAGCACCCGGACGCCTCGCCGGCGGACGTTGCCACGGCCCTGGTGCAGGCGGCGACCCCGGACGTGCTCAAGAACGTGCCCACGGGAACGGCCAACCGGCTCCTCTGCACCCTGCCTGCCGCGAAGCCCTGACTGTTGCGGGGGAGCGGAACTCCCCGCATCATGCACCCAGGTCGGCGCGCATGATGTCCATCACCTGGACAACGGCTCCCGGACAGCGGGAAGAACCGGGTAACGTGCCTTCACTACCGATCCGAAACGGGAAGGACCGGGCATGTTCCGCAAGGTGCTGGTGGCCAACCGCGGCGAGATCGCCATCCGGGCGTTCCGCGCTGGCTACGAACTGGGAGCGGGCACGGTCGCCGTGTTCCCGCACGAGGACCGCAACTCGCTGCATCGGCTGAAGGCCGACGAGGCCTACGAGATCGGTGAGCCGGGTCACCCGGTGCGCGCCTACCTCTCGGTGAACGAGATCGTGGCGGCCGCCGAGAAGGCGGGCGCCGACGCCGTCTATCCGGGATACGGCTTCCTGTCGGAGAACCCCGACCTGGCCCGCGCCTGCGAAGAGGCGGGGATCACATTCGTCGGTCCCTCCGCCGACATCCTCGAGCTCACGGGGAACAAGGCCCGCGCCGTCAAGGCAGCGCGCGAGGCCGGCGTGCCGGTGCTGGGCTCGTCGGAGCCGTCGAGCGACATCGACGCCCTCGTGGCCGCGGCCGACGACCTGGGCTTCCCGCTGTTCGTGAAGGCCGTCGCGGGTGGTGGCGGCCGCGGCATGCGGCGGGTCCTGGAGCCGGCTCAGCTGCGCGAGTCCATCGAAGCCGCCGCGCGTGAGGCCGAGTCCGCGTTCGGCGACCCGACGGTGTTCCTGGAGAAGGCCGTCGTCGAACCGCGGCACATCGAGGTACAGATCCTCGCCGACGGCGTGGGCAACATCATCCACCTCTACGAGCGCGACTGCTCCGTCCAGCGCCGCCACCAGAAGGTGGTCGAGCTGGCGCCCGCGCCGAACCTCGATCCCGAGCTGCGGGCCCGGATCTGCGCCGACGCCGTCAAGTTCGCGCGCCAGATCGGCTACCGCAACGCCGGCACCGTCGAGTTCCTGCTCGACAAGCAGGGCAACCACGTCTTCATCGAGATGAACCCGCGGATCCAGGTCGAGCACACGGTCACCGAGGAGGTCACCGACGTCGACCTCGTGCAGTCCCAGCTGCGGATCGCCGCGGGCGAGACCCTCGACGACCTCGGCCTCTCGCAGGACAAGATCTACCTGCGCGGCGCCGCACTCCAGTGCCGGATCACCACGGAGGATCCGGCCAACGGCTTCCGCCCGGACACGGGCATGATCAGCGCCTACCGCTCGCCGGGCGGCTCCGGCATTCGGCTCGACGGCGGCACCGCCTTCTCCGGCACGGAAATCAGCGCCCACTTCGACTCGCTGCTGGTGAAGCTCACCTGCCGCGGCCGTGATTTCAAGACCGCCGTGGGCCGCGCCCGTCGCGCCGTCGCGGAGTTCCGTATCCGCGGTGTGGCGACGAACATCCCGTTCCTGCAGGCCGTCCTCGACGACCCGGACTTCCGCGAAGGCCACGTCACCACGTCGTTCATCGAGGAGCGCCCGCACCTGCTCACCGCGCGCCACTCCGCCGACCGCGGCACGCGCCTGCTCACCTACTTGGCCGACCAGACGGTGAACAAGCCACACGGCGAGCGCCCGCGTACCCCGGAGGCGGCGGCGAAGCTGCCGAAGATCCCGGCCGGCTTCAAGCCGGCCGACGGCTCCAAGCAGAAGCTCACCGAGCTGGGCCCGGTCGGCTTCGCGAGCTGGCTGCGCGAGTCGCCGCTGCTCGGCGTCACGGACACGACGTTCCGCGACGCGCACCAGTCGCTGCTCGCGACGCGGGTGCGGACGAAGGACCTGCTGGCCGTCGCGCCGGTGGTCGCCGCCACCGTGCCGCAGCTGCTTTCGCTGGAATGCTGGGGCGGCGCCACGTACGACGTCGCGCTGCGCTTCCTGGCCGAGGACCCGTGGGAGCGGCTGGCCCAGCTGCGCAAGGCCGTGCCGAACATCTGCCTGCAGATGCTGCTGCGCGGGCGCAACACCGTCGGCTACACGCCGTACCCGACCGAGGTGACGCATGCGTTCGTCGAGGAGGCGACCGCCACCGGCATCGACATCTTCCGCATCTTCGACGCGCTCAATGACGTCGAGCAGATGCGGCCGGCGATCGAGGCCGTCCGCGAGACCGGCACCGCCGTCGCCGAGGTCGCGCTCTGCTACACCTCTGACCTGTCCGACCCCGGCGAAAAGCTCTACACGCTCGACTACTACCTCAGGCTGGCTGAGCAGATCGTCGGCGCCGGCGCGCACATCCTGGCGATCAAGGACATGGCGGGACTGCTCCGCGCGCCCGCTGCGGCGAAGCTGGTGACCGTGCTGCGCAAGGAGTTCGACCTCCCGGTGCACATCCACACCCACGACACGGCGGGCGGCCAGCTGGCCACTTACCTCGCCGCGATCCAGGCGGGCGCGGACGCGGTGGACGGCGCCGTTTCGTCGATGGCGGGCACCACGTCGCAGCCCTCGCTCGGCTCGATCGTCGCGGCCACCGACCACTCCGACCACTCCACGGGACTCGACCTGCAGGCGATCGGGGACCTGGAGCCGTACTGGGAGAGCGTCCGCAAGATCTACGCGCCCTTCGAAGCCGGCCTCGCGTCGCCCACCGGTCGCGTGTACCACCACGAGATCCCGGGCGGGCAGCTGTCGAACCTGCGCACGCAGGCCATCGCGCTGGGCCTGGGCGACCGCTTCGAGGACATCGAGGCCATGTACGCCGCCGCGGACAAGATCCTGGGCCACCTGGTGAAGGTGACGCCCTCGTCCAAGGTGGTCGGCGACCTCGCGCTGCACCTCGTCGGCGCGGGCGTGTCACCCGAGGACTTCGAGGCGGAGCCGAACAAGTTCGACATCCCCGACTCCGTGATCGGCTTCCTGCGCGGCGAACTCGGCGACCCGCCGGGCGGCTGGCCGGAACCGTTCCGCACCAAGGCTCTTGAGGGCCGTTCGGCGGCCAAGCCGGTGGCGGAACTGTCCGAAGAGGACCGCAAGGAGCTGACGGACGACCGCCGCGGCGCGCTGAACCGGCTGCTGTTCCCGGGCCCCACGAAGGAGTTCCAGACCCACCGCGAGGCGTACGGTGACACAAGCGTGTTGCCCAGCAAGGACTTCTTCTACGGTCTGCGCCCCGGTGAGGAGTACGCGGTTGACCTGGAGCCGGGTGTCCGCCTGCTCATCGAGCTGGAGGCGATCGGTGAGGCCGACGAGCGCGGGATGCGCACGGTCATGTCGTCGCTGAACGGCCAGATCCGGCCGATCCAGATCCGGGACCGCTCCATAGCCTCGGACATCCCGGCCACGGAAAAGGCCGAGAAGGGGAACCCGAAGCAGATCGCCGCGCCGTTCGCCGGTGTGGTGACGCTGCAGGTGGCCGAGGGCGACGAGGTGGAGTCCGGTGCGACGGTGGCGACGATCGAGGCCATGAAGATGGAGGCTTCCATCACCGCTTCGACGGCGGGCAAGGTCGGGCGGCTGGCGATCACCTCCGTTCAGCAGGTCGAGGGCGGGGACCTCCTCATCGTGCTCGAGTAATCGGCCGCGGCGCCAGCTTTCAGTGTCGCGAACGGCCCTTTCGCTCCCCTGCGTAGCGAAAGGGCCGTTCGCGACGTTTTGGGCTCGTGCTCCGCGCCGTGCCCGCGCTAACGTCGGCCGCATGCTGATCAACGCGGTGCCGCAGTGGCAGGGCGCGATCGGTCCGAGAGCATCCGGGCTGGTCCACGGCTGCCTCGCGCTTTCCGAACTGGCCGGGCACGTGCTCGAACTGCCGGTGCGCCATGTCCGCCAGGACACGGCGACGTCCGGCGCGGTCGACGGCGTCGCCAACCGGGCCGTGCTCACCGGCCCGAACCGGGCGGCGCAGCTGGCCGCGCTGGAGGCGCCGGGCGGTCCGGTGCTGACCATCGGCGGCGACTGCGGCGTCGAGCTGATCCCGGTCGGGGTCGCGCGATTCCGTTACGGCGCAGGGCTGGGCGTCGCGTGGTTCGACGCGCACGCGGACCTGAACACGGCCGAGTCGTCGCCGTCCGGTGCCTTCCACGGGATGGTGCTGCGGTCGCTGCTCGGCGAGGGGGACGCGTCGTTCGCGGCCAGCCCCGCGCTGGAGCCCGGCCGGGTTGCGCTGTTCGGAGCGCGGGCATTCGACGCGGCCGAGGAGGACGCGGTCACCCGCGGGCTGGCCGTGCGGACCGAGGACGTCGCCGGGACGCTGCGCGCGAGCGGCGCGGATCGGGTGTACCTGCACCTGGACCTGGACGTCCTGGACCCGGCCGAGTTCGGCGGACTGAACTACCCGGAGCCGGGCGGGCTGACGATCACTGAGCTTGTCGAGGCGCTCGACGGACTGTCCGAAATGGACGTCGTCGGCGCGGGGATCACGGAGTGCGTCGGCACGGGCGCGGAACTGAACGTTCTCGAGCCCGTTGTCGCCGCAGTGGGGAGGTTGCTGATGCGGGCTTGAGCCCTCGGCGTGGAACGCCGGCTGTTCGTCCCGATGTCCTTGCAGGTAAACGACCACGCACGCGTGTGCGGCCCAAAGGAGGTGTGCCCGAGGCCGTGACGCGGATCGGTCGTCGCACGGCGGAAACCACGCCGGCCGGCTCGGATTCGGATCGGACTGTCAGCTGCCGCGTTCGGAGGAGATCGCGGCCAGCGCCGTGCGGACGGCGTCGACGGCTTCGGCCGGCCCGGCGTCGAGTTCGTGCGCTCGGGCGGCGAACTCCGCGGCCGCCTCGCGAAGCAATTCGGCACGGTTCGGCTGTTCGGCCGGACCCGTGACGACGGTTCCCTTCGCACGGCCCGTGGCGACTTGCCCACCGGCTTCGAGCTCGCGGTAGACGCGCGCGATGGTGCCGGAGGCGAGCCCGAGGTCACGGGCGAGCTGGCGGATCGGCGGCAGTCTGGCGCCGTGCGCGAGCGCGCCCGTCGTGATCGCGCGGACGATCTGGTCGTACACCTGGCGCCAGGGTGCGACGCCGTTGTCGGCGTCGACCACCACTCGCAGCGGCATCTATTTCGCCGCCGCGGCCGCGGGCAGCTTCCCCGGCGGGGCAGCGATCGCGCGGAACGCGATGACTGTCACCAAGAAGGCCGCGAGTGACGACAGATTGGTGGAGGTCCAGCCGGTCATGGCGCACATACCCGTGCCGAGGCCGATGGCGACGCGCGCGCTGCGGCAGCGCAGCGCCAGGTCGACGACGGAGTCACCTTCGGCCGGACGGCGGACGGCGAGCATGGCCACCAGCCAGGCCGCGGCGTTGGCGGCGACGGTGATGCCGAGCAGGGTCCACTGGCCGAGGATGGCCAGGTGCACCACGGCGGCGAGCGTGGCGACGAGGTTGACGACGAGCGCCCACACCGGGACGAAGTCGGTCATCCGACGGGTCGTCAGCGTGGCTTCGCGTCGTGGCGTGCGGGCCGGCCGCTGGGCGAACACTTCGGCGATCAGCGCGCCGAGCAGGAGGGTGACGACGATCGTGCCGCCGCCATTGGAGTCCTGCAGGTCGCCCGCGTGCGGCAGGAGGGGGAGGCCCACGAACAGCCACGGGTACCAGAACCGGCGGCGGCGCAGGTAACGCACGGCCATCGCGACCTGGTCCGGCGTCGCCTCGGGCAGGCCCCACTTGGCGAGCAGGCGCACGCCCTGCCGTTCACCCGGCCACAGCACGATCAGGATGACCAGGCCGAACAGACCGCAGACCAGTGCGACGGCCAGTGCGTTGTCGAGTTGCATGGTGGAACCTCCAGCCTTGTATCAAATGGATGGTACAAGGCTGCGGTGCGCTGTGCCGGGCGAGGCCGTCCGTTTCGCTGCCGCTGGAGGGCGACGCGCGGGTTCGTCCGTTCGTACGTACTTTTCGCGGCAGCCGGGGGAGATTTATCGGAAAGTGCGGGCCGCATCCCGTGAACTTGTCACGAACGCGACAAGAAATCGGTTTCTTCTGCGAGGGGTGACACGTTTGGGCTTGGTTTTTCGATGTGTCCGGTGTCACCCCTCGATGGCCGCGGGGTGTCCGGCCACGCCTTGGCGACGGCCGGGAACCGGGGCGGGCAAAGGAGCTGCGATGTCGGTGGAGCGCGGACTCGATCATCCTGTGCCGCCGTCGGCGCTGCCCCGGAAGCTGGCCGAGATCTTGCGCCCTGAACTCGCGAGTCTCTCTGAAGAGATCGTCGACGAGATCCAGGCGACGATCCCGGCGTATGCGCGGCCGCTCGACGGGCCGTACGGGAAGTCAATCCGGGCGGGCGTCGAGTACGCGATCACGCTGTTCGTCGCGCAGATCGCCGACCCGAGCGTGTCCAAGGAGCAGTCGCACGAGGTGCACCACCGGCTCGGGCAGAACGAGATGCGCGAGGGCCGCAGCCTGGACACGCTGCAGTCGGCGTACCGCGTCGGCGCGCGGGTGTCGTGGCGGCGGATCATGTGGGTCGGGCGGCGCAGTGGCCTTTCGTCGGCGGTGATGTCGCAGCTGGCGGACGCGATGCTGGCGTTCATGGACGAGCTCGCGTCGGTGGCCCTCGACGGTTACCTGGAGGCGAAGGCCCGGACGGCCGGCGCGCTGGAGACGTGGCGGCGAAAGCTGCTCGGCCTGCTGCTGGAGGTCCCGGCGGCCCCGGCGAAGGCCGTGGCGGAACTCGCGCAGCTGACCGGCTGGGCGGTGCCGGAGCTGGTGTCGCCGATCGCCGTCCGGCCGCTGCTCGAAGCCCATCCGCGCCGGCGCGTCACGCTGGACTCCGACGTGCTGGCCGAACTCGACGGCGTGGAGCCCCGCATCGTCGTCCCGGGACCGGTCGGCGGCGCGCGGCTGGCGACGTTGCAGGCGGCGCTGCCGGACCACTGCCTGGCCATCGGGCCGTGCGTGCCACTGGAGAGCCTCGCGGATTCGCTGCGCTGGGCCCGAGCCGCCTTGGTTCTCGCCGATCGGGGGCGAATCCCCAGCCAGCGCGTGATCCGCGCCGAGGAGCACTTGGCCGCGCTGCTCGTGAACTCCGATACCGCGCTGGTCACGCTGCTGCGTACCCGTCTGTTCGCCCCGCTCGCCGAAATGACGGACAAGCAGCAGGACCGTCTTCTCGAGACGCTGCGGGCATGGCTCGACAGCCAGGGCAACGTCGTCGAGATCGCCGAACGCCTCCAGGTTCACCCCCAGACGGTGCGCTACCGCATGCGCCAGCTGCAGGCGACGTTCGGCGACCGCCTGCGCGATCCGTCGGCTCGCTTCGAGCTGGAACTGGTGCTGCGCGGATGTGCCCCGGATCGTCCGCTGGCCGGCGAATCCTGGGTGGGCGGCATTCCCGTGGGCGAGCTGATGCCGTCGCCGCGCAGAAGCCCACAGTGGAGCGATCGCTGAACTCGGCTCCTGAGCTGCTAGGACCGGCAGTGGCCGCGGAATGGCGACGCTGGATCTTGTTCTGCGGAGCAGCGGGTTCGCGGAGGGTTTTCGATTCGCCGCGGTAAGGCGACGCCGCTGACCGGCGGCGGGGTTGGCGAGGGCGGGCCTCTTGGCCGGGGTGCGCTGGAAGGCTGACGGGCGCCGGGGCGGGGCCGTCGAGCGGAGAGGTCGCCGGGACTGGCGGGACTGGCGGGACTGGCGGGACTGGCGGGACTGGCGGGGCCGGTGAAGCCGGCGAGGCGATTTCGCGGCCTGTGGCGGTGCGGCCCGGGTGGGAACGGCGACGCTACTGGGGCTATTCGGCGGTGTGCTGAGGTCGGGGATCGGCGGGGCCGATGGGTCGGCTTGTGCCGGTGGGCCCTTGGCTTACGGGACCAGTGGGGCCTGCGCCGGTGGATCCTCGACTAACCGGGGCAGAGGCGTGGCCTGTGCCGGTGGATTCGGGGTCGGGATGGGTTAGCGGGGTGACTTGGCGGTCTGCGCGGGCGGGAGGTTCGGGTCCGGCGGGCACTGGGTGTGGTCCGGGTTCGTGCACTCGGCCAGGTTCAGCGTTTCGACATGGGCCTGGTTGCCGGGGCCCGAGGCCATGCCGGTGAAGAGCGGGCTCAGGGGTTCGGTGGCGCCGCAGTCGCGGAACGGGGGGAGGGTGAAACCGCGGAACTTGGGGTCCGGGGAGTTCGGATCGGTGCCGATGGAGCCGACACCCAGGGGCTCGTAGGGGCCGCGGAGGTCGAGGCCGACGGGCTCCGAGGTGACGCAGTCCGGGCCGACGTCGAGGGGCTGGCCGTTCACCTTGGCGTTGCTGAGGCGGGCCATCACGTCGATGTGGCTGGTGAGGATGGAGACGTTGCTCGCGTCCTTGGTGATGGTGCCGTTGATGGGGATCTGCTTGGCGTTGCGGTAATCGACGGGGAGGAACTCGACCGTCGCGGTCACCGGGACGAAGCCGAAGCCCAGGAAGGTGGACTGCTGGGGCTTGAACGACGTCGTGCCCGAGACGGTGCTGTCGATCGGGATCCCCGTGTTCGGGTCGAGGCGGATGGTCCAGATGCCGTTGAGCAGGGCCGTCGGCGTGCTGGTGATGTTCGCGCCCAGGCGCACGACCGTGGATCTGGCGACGATCCGGACCAGGACCAGCGGCGTCACGATCGTCAGCGGCTCGTCGCTCTCGTCCTGGGCGCTGACCCCGCCGGCCATGCCCTGGCCGGGCAGCACCACGAGCGTGCCGAGCGAGGTGGGCTGGTCGGGGGCCAGGGTGCAGGTCACCTGTTTCGCGGGCGGGGTGCCGGTGGGGGAGCTTCCGGTGGGAGGAGTGGTGCCCGTCGTCGGAGGTTCGCCGGTGGCGGGGGTGCTGGGGTTTGTGTCGGACCCGGAGCCGCCGCCCGTGCTGGAGCCGGTTCCGGCGGTGGGGGTTGTGCCGGTGGTCAGTGTGCGGGCGGAACTGGCGGCGTTGGTGGTTCCGGACAGGGAGCCTGCGGAGCCGGTGCTTGCCGAGCCTGCGGCTGCGGAACCTGCTGCGGCTGAGTTGGTGCCGCTGCCTGCCGAGCCGGAGCCGGTGCTTGCGGAGCCGGTGGCGGCTGCGTCGGTGCCGGTGCTTGCCGAGCCGATGGCCGTTGAACCAGTGCCTACTGAGCCTGCGGCGGCTGAGCCGGTGCCGGTGCCGGTGCCTGCGTCGGGGGAGCCGTTGGCAGGGGGGACGTTGCCGGGGGCGCTGCTGGGAGCGCTGGGAGTGCCAGGCGGATTGCCGGACGGGGTGCCCGGAGCGCCGGTTCCGGGGCTGGTGCCGGTGCCCGGTCCGGAACCAGTGCCCGTAGCCGCGGGGGCCGGGGAGAGGGCGAGGGTTGGGGCGGTGACGTCCAGGGTCACGGCGCCCGGGGTGTCCAGTGCCAGGCCGGGGGCCTGGCCGGTGGCGGTGAGGGTGACGTCGCCGGTGGGGGGCACGGCGGCGGGGGCGAAGGTCATCGGGACGGGGATGGTGTCCTTCTTGCCGTCCCGGTGGACCGTGAGGCCGAAGGTGAGGCCGCCCGCCAGGTTGCCGGTCGTCGTCAGGGTCTGGGCGACGGCGTGGGGCAGGGTGAAGGTGGTGGTGA
This genomic interval carries:
- a CDS encoding GntR family transcriptional regulator, producing the protein MPLRVVVDADNGVAPWRQVYDQIVRAITTGALAHGARLPPIRQLARDLGLASGTIARVYRELEAGGQVATGRAKGTVVTGPAEQPNRAELLREAAAEFAARAHELDAGPAEAVDAVRTALAAISSERGS
- a CDS encoding pyruvate carboxylase, translated to MFRKVLVANRGEIAIRAFRAGYELGAGTVAVFPHEDRNSLHRLKADEAYEIGEPGHPVRAYLSVNEIVAAAEKAGADAVYPGYGFLSENPDLARACEEAGITFVGPSADILELTGNKARAVKAAREAGVPVLGSSEPSSDIDALVAAADDLGFPLFVKAVAGGGGRGMRRVLEPAQLRESIEAAAREAESAFGDPTVFLEKAVVEPRHIEVQILADGVGNIIHLYERDCSVQRRHQKVVELAPAPNLDPELRARICADAVKFARQIGYRNAGTVEFLLDKQGNHVFIEMNPRIQVEHTVTEEVTDVDLVQSQLRIAAGETLDDLGLSQDKIYLRGAALQCRITTEDPANGFRPDTGMISAYRSPGGSGIRLDGGTAFSGTEISAHFDSLLVKLTCRGRDFKTAVGRARRAVAEFRIRGVATNIPFLQAVLDDPDFREGHVTTSFIEERPHLLTARHSADRGTRLLTYLADQTVNKPHGERPRTPEAAAKLPKIPAGFKPADGSKQKLTELGPVGFASWLRESPLLGVTDTTFRDAHQSLLATRVRTKDLLAVAPVVAATVPQLLSLECWGGATYDVALRFLAEDPWERLAQLRKAVPNICLQMLLRGRNTVGYTPYPTEVTHAFVEEATATGIDIFRIFDALNDVEQMRPAIEAVRETGTAVAEVALCYTSDLSDPGEKLYTLDYYLRLAEQIVGAGAHILAIKDMAGLLRAPAAAKLVTVLRKEFDLPVHIHTHDTAGGQLATYLAAIQAGADAVDGAVSSMAGTTSQPSLGSIVAATDHSDHSTGLDLQAIGDLEPYWESVRKIYAPFEAGLASPTGRVYHHEIPGGQLSNLRTQAIALGLGDRFEDIEAMYAAADKILGHLVKVTPSSKVVGDLALHLVGAGVSPEDFEAEPNKFDIPDSVIGFLRGELGDPPGGWPEPFRTKALEGRSAAKPVAELSEEDRKELTDDRRGALNRLLFPGPTKEFQTHREAYGDTSVLPSKDFFYGLRPGEEYAVDLEPGVRLLIELEAIGEADERGMRTVMSSLNGQIRPIQIRDRSIASDIPATEKAEKGNPKQIAAPFAGVVTLQVAEGDEVESGATVATIEAMKMEASITASTAGKVGRLAITSVQQVEGGDLLIVLE
- a CDS encoding DUF4288 domain-containing protein, producing MSRTEPYIAVVLYEATSDSPTHEPLYREDVVLIHAADEDAAREAVRRRAEGETGSYRNEHGELITWTCKRVVDVARTLADDLTGDADLYARHFRDFTAYRQFEPLLSGDALD
- a CDS encoding DUF6801 domain-containing protein, which encodes MALRFRQRTRSLAVLSALGVLSAAGGVLTAAGSAAAPGPDKTATHQASATVAMTCPLAGPVPLTMRTTATLPASVKTGQTLSINDFTTTFTLPHAVAQTLTTTGNLAGGLTFGLTVHRDGKKDTIPVPMTFAPAAVPPTGDVTLTATGQAPGLALDTPGAVTLDVTAPTLALSPAPAATGTGSGPGTGTSPGTGAPGTPSGNPPGTPSAPSSAPGNVPPANGSPDAGTGTGTGSAAAGSVGTGSTAIGSASTGTDAAATGSASTGSGSAGSGTNSAAAGSAAAGSASTGSAGSLSGTTNAASSARTLTTGTTPTAGTGSSTGGGSGSDTNPSTPATGEPPTTGTTPPTGSSPTGTPPAKQVTCTLAPDQPTSLGTLVVLPGQGMAGGVSAQDESDEPLTIVTPLVLVRIVARSTVVRLGANITSTPTALLNGIWTIRLDPNTGIPIDSTVSGTTSFKPQQSTFLGFGFVPVTATVEFLPVDYRNAKQIPINGTITKDASNVSILTSHIDVMARLSNAKVNGQPLDVGPDCVTSEPVGLDLRGPYEPLGVGSIGTDPNSPDPKFRGFTLPPFRDCGATEPLSPLFTGMASGPGNQAHVETLNLAECTNPDHTQCPPDPNLPPAQTAKSPR
- a CDS encoding erythromycin esterase family protein; its protein translation is MPDLDSVTPFSPNDVTPIADLIGDARVVAIGENNHHIREFGELRNQLLRHLVTERGFTVLGFESGFAEGQLVDGWLRGGPGDVADIARDGFTFSLGDSPEMHEMLTWLRGHGGVRYAGLDVPSSGGSPVPALLAVRRYLEEIDPDVLPLVEAGLTASKPYASVSSAVAPGRYAAMAAPARDAATAALTVLVSHLRSLAPVYRQRGDGDPHAQAIAEHHAAGALRIDTYLRELAVMMSGAAPELVSSSRDTYMASTVQLLRRLHGEGEKIIVMVHNGHLQRVPFAPMPSMRFPSAGTHLAAELGDDYFALGVTAGVGTTTGLTPDDSKRLGFRVHEDELPPPAEGSVEAALAEPGSCLVDLRANRAKGVTGPSSMRHAHLFTPLDVVQAFDALVHLPRMSVSGNVPSA
- a CDS encoding arginase family protein; the encoded protein is MLINAVPQWQGAIGPRASGLVHGCLALSELAGHVLELPVRHVRQDTATSGAVDGVANRAVLTGPNRAAQLAALEAPGGPVLTIGGDCGVELIPVGVARFRYGAGLGVAWFDAHADLNTAESSPSGAFHGMVLRSLLGEGDASFAASPALEPGRVALFGARAFDAAEEDAVTRGLAVRTEDVAGTLRASGADRVYLHLDLDVLDPAEFGGLNYPEPGGLTITELVEALDGLSEMDVVGAGITECVGTGAELNVLEPVVAAVGRLLMRA
- a CDS encoding S8 family peptidase, with protein sequence MAFLLVAGVQTPALAAGGTQANPPNWGLDRIDQRTGLDQKYHYETDASDVTVYVIDSGVDAKHPDLQGRVAPGKDFLTSGADTSDTNGHGTRVAGIIAGSSYGVAKGAQIFPVRVLDKDGGGSTDNIIAGITWVTQNAHQPAVAVLGIGGVPNEKLDNAVTGLAAVMPVAVPAGEGGVDASQISPAHVPTALTVGASDVQDQVASFSDFGQPLDLYAPGVDIPAPLAGSSNVGTLSGTSMAAGFVAGAAALYRSQHPDASPADVATALVQAATPDVLKNVPTGTANRLLCTLPAAKP
- a CDS encoding helix-turn-helix domain-containing protein, giving the protein MSVERGLDHPVPPSALPRKLAEILRPELASLSEEIVDEIQATIPAYARPLDGPYGKSIRAGVEYAITLFVAQIADPSVSKEQSHEVHHRLGQNEMREGRSLDTLQSAYRVGARVSWRRIMWVGRRSGLSSAVMSQLADAMLAFMDELASVALDGYLEAKARTAGALETWRRKLLGLLLEVPAAPAKAVAELAQLTGWAVPELVSPIAVRPLLEAHPRRRVTLDSDVLAELDGVEPRIVVPGPVGGARLATLQAALPDHCLAIGPCVPLESLADSLRWARAALVLADRGRIPSQRVIRAEEHLAALLVNSDTALVTLLRTRLFAPLAEMTDKQQDRLLETLRAWLDSQGNVVEIAERLQVHPQTVRYRMRQLQATFGDRLRDPSARFELELVLRGCAPDRPLAGESWVGGIPVGELMPSPRRSPQWSDR